TTCCGATTTGAGCTCTTTTCTAACCTCTTCTACAATCTCTTTGGTCTTTTCCAAAATTTCGAGCCTGTGAAAAATTGCCTCAATATCATCTTCAAAAGCCAGATAGAGCTTGATAGGCTTCATGGCAATCGTTCGCTCTAGAAGCTCCAATGCTTCATAATTGAGAGGATCTGAAGTTGCAACATACAGATAATCTTCATCCTCTTTGAAAGGAATCGCTTTGGCCGCCTTTAAGGTATTAAGAGGATAGCGCGAAAGCTTTTCAAAATCGATTTTTTCCCCGTAAAGATCGACAAAATCCAAATTCAACTGCTTTGAGAGAGCTTTGAGAAGATCTTTTTGTGTAACATATCCCTCTTCTAAGAGTATCTGCCCAAGTTTTTTGGTATAGCCATATTCTTTTTGCAGCTTCAGAGCTTCTTCAAGCTGCTCCTTGGTAATAAGCCCCTCTTTGACAAGAAGATCTCCCAATCGGACCTTTTGCTGTATCATGACCACTCTTTCAAAAGATTTCTGATTTTTGGTGAATCTTGAAATTTGAGAAAAAAGCGTAAAATATCTTTAGCTTTTTGTTTCTTGCCCTTTGCATAGAGAGCTTTTGCATAAACAATCCAGGCATCATCTTTATATCGATCGAGTTTATTGGCTCTTTTGGCCCAAAAAATTGCTTTATCATACCTCTTTTGCTTATAAAATGCTTGTGCAATCTCCAAAGCCAATGTATAGTTTGGCCTTGTTTGATAGGTTGTAATGAGTTCTTTTAATGTGGTGGGTTTGGTTTGCAAAAGCGCTTCTTTTTCATTTTCAGCAGTTTGATTTTCTATGATTTTTTGCTTCTTTGTAACCACCTTCTTTTTTGATGCTTTTTTTGAAGGGGGTAGAGACTGCTTCTTTGCCAAAGAGCAGTCACCATGAACTATAACAGCATCTATACCTTTGCTTTTGGCATACTTCAACCACGGAAGCAACTCCTCTTTTGTAGGTGCTATATTGCAATGAAGCTTCAATATAGGCCTTTGCTGGGTATCAAGTTGAATAATGTTGCAATCTAACCCTTTTGCTTCATACGTTTTTTTTAGTTTTTTTACACGATTGATTGCAAATTGTGATTTACCATAGCCAAAATAGGTTTGCAATGCGTAACAATATTTCTCCTGTTTCTTTACTTTTTTAGATTTTTTAGGTTTGAAACTTGTCACCCTTTTGATATTCTTTTGTTCTTTGTACATTGTTTTATTATAAAAATACCACACTCCTCCACTAACCAAAAAAAGAGACAAAACAACTAAAATAAACCGTTTAAAATGATACATACGACACTTTTTTTCTAACTCTTCCAAGCTATACACGTATCAGTCCCCCATCAATCGCTGCCATAGTCAAAAGACACCTGCTTGGTTTTGTCCATCTCTTTTTTCCCTTTTTCTGTGCCTCATCCATCAATAAAAACAGTTTATTCAGCAGCTTTTTGCTCTCTCTGAAGTTGCCTTTACAAAGTTTATGGATGCTCTTGACATATTTTTTTGTAAAATCTCGGGCGATACTCTCTTCATGTGCCAACCGAAGCTCTTGCTGTATGAAATCGAACAACTCATCCAATGTCAGACCTCCCATGTCAAGCACTTTGTGAGGTCTGGAGGCAAATTGCGGCTCTTTGAGGATAGCCTCCGATTCATGCCTATGCATCGCAAGCAAAAACCAAAATGCTTTGCTGTCTGCTAGTATTCTAATGAGCTCCACCATCGGCTTGCTCAGAAGTTGTGCTTCATCAATAGCGATAAAGAGATTGGATGCTTTGTAGATAGCAATCGCTTGTTGTATCATAGATTCCAAAGAAAAATCCTCTACTTTTTCGCCACTTCTTGTAATAAGCGTTTTGATAAAATCCACCGGTTCAAAAAAAGGAGTATCGAATTTGATGGTTTCATACCCTTGCAAAAACGATGGGAGTCTATCTAAAAAGACCGATTTCCCGCTTCCTGGCTCTCCAATCAAAAAAAGAATCTGTTTCGTCTCTTCATCGACTATTTTCAAAAGATCGTTTTGGATTTTCGCTATGGCAGAGGTTTCGAAAAAATCTATATTCTCCACCCTGTCTTCAAACTTCTGAGCGATCTTTTTAAAGCGAGACACTACTGCTCTCCAAAGATTTTTGTCTCATCGATCGTTGGAAAATGCTCTTCTT
This region of Nitratiruptor sp. YY08-10 genomic DNA includes:
- a CDS encoding tetratricopeptide repeat protein, translated to MYHFKRFILVVLSLFLVSGGVWYFYNKTMYKEQKNIKRVTSFKPKKSKKVKKQEKYCYALQTYFGYGKSQFAINRVKKLKKTYEAKGLDCNIIQLDTQQRPILKLHCNIAPTKEELLPWLKYAKSKGIDAVIVHGDCSLAKKQSLPPSKKASKKKVVTKKQKIIENQTAENEKEALLQTKPTTLKELITTYQTRPNYTLALEIAQAFYKQKRYDKAIFWAKRANKLDRYKDDAWIVYAKALYAKGKKQKAKDILRFFLKFQDSPKIRNLLKEWS
- a CDS encoding ATP-binding protein codes for the protein MSRFKKIAQKFEDRVENIDFFETSAIAKIQNDLLKIVDEETKQILFLIGEPGSGKSVFLDRLPSFLQGYETIKFDTPFFEPVDFIKTLITRSGEKVEDFSLESMIQQAIAIYKASNLFIAIDEAQLLSKPMVELIRILADSKAFWFLLAMHRHESEAILKEPQFASRPHKVLDMGGLTLDELFDFIQQELRLAHEESIARDFTKKYVKSIHKLCKGNFRESKKLLNKLFLLMDEAQKKGKKRWTKPSRCLLTMAAIDGGLIRV